A stretch of Panthera uncia isolate 11264 chromosome A1 unlocalized genomic scaffold, Puncia_PCG_1.0 HiC_scaffold_16, whole genome shotgun sequence DNA encodes these proteins:
- the PCDH9 gene encoding protocadherin-9, translated as MDLRDFYLLAALIACLRLDSAIAQELIYTIREELPENVPIGNIPKDLNISHINAATGTSASLVYRLVSKAGDAPLVKVSSSTGEIFTTSNRIDREKLCAGASYAEENECFFELEVVILPNDFFRLIKIKIIVKDTNDNAPMFPSPVINISIPENTLINSRFPIPSATDPDTGFNGVQHYELLNGQSVFGLDIVETPEGEKWPQLIVQQNLDREQKDTYVMKIKVEDGGTPQKSSTAILQVTVSDVNDNRPVFKEGQVEVHIPENAPVGTSVIQLHATDADIGSNAEIRYIFGAQVAPATKRLFALNNTTGLITVQRSLDREETAIHKVTVLASDGSSTPARATVTINVTDVNDNPPNIDLRYIISPINGTVYLSEKDPVNTKIALITVSDKDTDVNGKVICFIEREVPFHLKAVYDNQYLLETSSLLDYEGTKEFSFKIVASDSGKPSLNQTALVRVKLEDENDNPPIFNQPVIELSVSENNRRGLYLTTISATDEDSGKNADIVYQLGPNASFFDLDRKTGVLTASRVFDREEQERFIFTVTARDNGTPPLQSQAAVIVTVLDENDNSPKFTHNHFQFFVSENLPKYSTVGVITVTDADAGENKAVTLSILNDNDNFVLDPYSGVIKSNVSFDREQQSSYTFDVKATDGGQPPRSSTAKVTINVMDVNDNSPVVISPPSNTSFKLVPLSAIPGSVVAEVFAVDIDTGMNAELKYTIVSGNNKGLFRIDPVTGNITLEEKPAPTDVGLHRLVVNISDLGYPKSLHTLVLVFLYVNDTAGNASYIYDLIRRTMETPLDRNIGDSSQPYQNEDYLTIMIAIVAGAMVVIVVIFVTVLVRCRHASRFKAAQRSKQGAEWMSPNQENKQNKKKKRKKRKSPKSSLLNFVTIEESKPDDAVHEPINGTISLPAELEEQSIGRFDWGPAPPTTFKPNSPDLAKHYKSASPQPAFHLKPDTPVSVKKHHVIQELPLDNTFVGGCDTLSKRSSTSSDHFSASECSSQGGFKTKGPLHTRQVNEHFYWSISTAYKCPVNQY; from the coding sequence atGGACCTGAGGGATTTTTACCTGTTGGCTGCTCTGATTGCCTGTTTAAGGCTGGATTCCGCAATAGCTCAAGAACTTATTTACACTATTAGAGAGGAATTGCCTGAAAATGTGCCCATAGGAAACATACCAAAGGATCTGAACATTTCTCACATCAATGCTGCCACAGGGACCAGTGCCAGCCTTGTCTACAGACTGGTTTCTAAAGCTGGGGATGCCCCTTTGGTGAAAGTATCCAGTAGCACTGGGGAAATTTTCACAACCTCCAATAGAATAGACAGAGAAAAACTCTGTGCTGGAGCCTCTTATGCTGAGGAGAATGAGTGTTTCTTTGAACTTGAGGTAGTGATCCTCCCCAATGATTTTTTCAGgctgatcaaaataaaaataattgtcaagGATACCAATGATAATGCCCCCATGTTTCCATCCCCTGTCATCAATATTTCCATTCCAGAAAACACTTTGATCAACAGCCGCTTTCCAATTCCATCAGCAACAGATCCTGACACAGGCTTCAATGGTGTACAGCATTATGAATTGTTAAATGGGCAGAGTGTTTTTGGACTGGATATCGTGGAAACTCCGGAGGGAGAGAAGTGGCCGCAATTGATTGTTCAGCAAAACTTGGACAGAGAACAGAAAGATACCTATGTGATGAAAATCAAAGTAGAGGATGGAGGCACTCCACAGAAATCCAGCACGGCCATACTGCAGGTCACAGTAAGTGATGTAAATGACAACAGGCCAGTGTTTAAAGAGGGTCAAGTGGAGGTGCATATTCCAGAGAATGCTCCTGTGGGCACCTCTGTAATTCAGCTCCATGCCACTGATGCAGATATAGGCAGTAATGCTGAAATCCGGTACATTTTTGGTGCCCAGGTCGCCCCTGCAACCAAAAGGCTCTTTGCTTTAAATAATACTACTGGGCTGATTACAGTTCAGAGGTCCCTAGATCGAGAGGAGACAGCCATTCACAAAGTGACAGTGCTGGCTAGTGATGGCAGCTCCACTCCTGCTCGAGCAACGGTTACCATCAATGTCACTGATGTAAATGATAACCCTCCTAACATAGACCTCAGGTACATTATAAGTCCCATCAATGGCACAGTGTATTTATCTGAGAAAGATCCTGTCAATACAAAGATTGCCCTAATTACAGTTTCAGATAAGGACACAGATGTGAATGGCAAAGTGATCTGTTTTATTGAAAGAGAGGTCCCATTTCATTTGAAGGCAGTATACGATAACCAATATTTGTTAGAGACCTCCTCTTTGTTGGACTATGAGGGCACCAAAGAATTCAGCTTTAAAATTGTTGCCTCTGATTCTGGGAAACCCAGTTTAAATCAGACTGCCCTGGTAAGGGTTAAGCTTGAGGACGAAAATGACAACCCACCAATTTTCAACCAGCCTGTAATTGAGCTGTCAGTTTCTGAAAACAACCGACGTGGGTTATACTTAACAACTATTAGTGCCACAGATGAAGACAGTGGGAAAAATGCGGACATTGTTTATCAGCTTGGACCGAATGCCTCCTTCTTTGATTTGGACCGAAAGACAGGAGTTTTGACAGCCTCCAGAGTCTTTGACAGAGAAGAACAGGAGCGGTTCATTTTTACAGTAACTGCCAGGGACAATGGAACCCCTCCCCTCCAAAGCCAAGCGGCCGTGATAGTTACTGTTCTGGATGAGAATGACAATAGCCCCAAGTTTACTCAtaatcattttcaattttttgtgtcTGAGAATCTGCCAAAGTATAGTACTGTGGGGGTAATCACAGTGACAGATGCAGATGCTGGAGAGAATAAAGCTGTGACTCTCTCCATTCTAAATGACAATGATAATTTTGTGCTGGATCCCTATTCTGGAGTCATAAAGTCAAATGTCTCATTTGATAGAGAGCAGCAGAGTTCCTACACTTTTGATGTCAAAGCCACTGATGGAGGACAACCACCTCGTTCCTCCACTGCAAAAGTAACTATCAATGTCATGGATGTCAATGACAATAGCCCAGTTGTCATTTCTCCACCTTCCAACACTTCTTTTAAGTTGGTACCCCTCTCAGCCATTCCTGGCTCTGTGGTAGCAGAAGTTTTTGCAGTGGATATCGACACTGGGATGAACGCCGAACTGAAGTATACAATTGTGAGTGGGAACAACAAAGGCTTGTTTCGGATCGATCCAGTAACAGGTAACATCACTCTGGAAGAGAAGCCAGCACCTACTGATGTGGGCTTGCACCGTTTGGTGGTCAATATAAGTGACCTGGGATACCCTAAGTCTTTGCACACACTCGTGCTTGTTTTTCTTTACGTTAATGACACCGCTGGGAATGCCTCCTATATCTATGACTTGATTCGCAGGACTATGGAGACCCCACTGGATAGGAACATAGGGGACAGTAGCCAACCCTATCAAAATGAGGACTATCTCACCATCATGATTGCCATCGTCGCAGGGGCCATGGTGGTCATAGTGGTGATCTTCGTCACTGTCCTGGTGCGATGTCGCCATGCATCGAGGTTCAAAGCAGCTCAGAGGAGCAAGCAAGGTGCTGAGTGGATGTCCCCAAACCaggagaacaaacaaaacaagaaaaagaaaaggaagaaaagaaagtctcCCAAGAGCTCTCTTTTGAACTTTGTTACAATTGAAGAGTCCAAACCTGACGATGCAGTTCACGAACCTATCAATGGGACAATAAGTCTGCCCGCTGAGCTGGAGGAGCAAAGTATAGGAAGATTTGACTGGGGCCCAGCCCCTCCAACAACCTTCAAGCCTAACAGCCCTGACCTGGCCAAGCACTACAAATCTGCTTCTCCACAGCCTGCTTTTCATCTTAAACCAGACACTCCGGTTTCCGTGAAAAAGCATCATGTGATTCAGGAACTCCCTTTGGACAACACCTTTGTCGGGGGTTGTGACACCCTCTCCAAACGCTCTTCCACTAGTTCAGATCACTTCAGTGCCTCAGAGTGCAGTTCCCAAGGAGGCTTCAAGACAAAGGGCCCCTTACACACCAGACAGGTAAACGAGCACTTTTACTGGTCTATAAGTACTGCATACAAGTGCCCAGTCAACCAGTATTAA